TTGTGTTTATTTTGGATTAGTGTTTGTGTTTAATTTTGTTGTTTATAAAGTCTTTATGCATTGTGGGTTAGGTGATTTTCCTCTACTATTTAATTATGATCGGCGGGTACAATATAAGCCTTTGTGACGTCCGAAAGAAAGGATGATGTAGTTTGCAGGCGAGTATGTAGCAGCACTTCAGATTCTATACGCTCCAGCTCCTCATAATACTGCTTTTGAGCATTCAAAATCTCCTTAAATTTAAAGCCCAGCATTACAATCGTATAGAGTTCATTTTTGTTTTTTCGCCAGTTGTAAAGTGTTTTTGTGTCAATTTTTAGAATGCCTGCGATGTCCCTTTGTGAAAGCTTTGGAGATAATGATTTATGCTTTATCATGGGCTTCCCTTTTTGTTGTGAATTTTTCAGAATTTATGCGCAAAATTTATTAATTTTTAACAAAGGAAATAATGCTTTGAAACAAGCAAATATTGGCATTTCTTTCTTTGTTATTTTTTTATGATTTTTATTGAATAATCACGCACAAAAGTTGTTTGCACAATAAATAATTTTGGGAGGATAAAGGAATGTTGAGTAAAATGAGCATAGGCAGCAAAATCGTCCTATCAGTGTGTCTTGTTTTGGCATTTTGTATGGGTCTTTTGATAGTGGCATTAATTAGCACATCGCAGCATATTCAAGAAGATGATGCTAGAAAGCTTGTTGAAAATAGCGCAAAACGCACGAGTAACGCCATTGAGGGCTATATCAATGAAGGCTTTGTGTCGCTTAATTATTCGCAATATATTTTGAGCAATTACATTCATGATAAATCGCTCAATGAAAATATGGCAAAAAATATTCTCACCACGCTTTTAGATTCTAATCAGTGGGTGGAATATGGCTACATTTATCTTAAAAATAGTGCGCTTTTACCAGATAGCACAAGCGGACATAAGCTTAGTAATGGCGGCGTGATGATTGTAGGGCATGATGTGTCCTCAAAAGATACGGGTGATGTTAAGATTTTAAATGCCAATGAGGTTTTTTTAAATGATAGCGGTGTGCAGCATGCGCTTAAAAGTGGCAAGCCCTCTGTTGGCGGCCCTGTAAAAATTACCATTGATGGCGAAGAGATTTTATCTTTAAGCCTTAATTATCCTATTAAAGACGCAGATGGGAGCATTCAAGGTGTGATAGGCACGACATTAGATTTTGATATGATTGCAGAATCGCTTTTTGCCCAGCGCAGAAGCACATTTAAAAATGACTACCGTTCGCTTGTTACAGAAAATGGAGTGTTTCTCCTCCACCCAAGGAGCGAGTTTGTAGGCAAAAGCTTTATGGAGATTGCAGCCCTTAGGGATAATCCAACGATTAAACCAGTCGTTGAAGCTTTGGCTAAGCACGAATCAGGCGTGCATGAGATAGAAAATGCAGCGGGTGAAAATAGCATTATGGGTTTAGCCTCCTTTGAAATGGGGCGAAACCTCACAGGGCAATACTTAGGCGTGCTTGTGGTCGCTCCTACATCATCTGTGTATGCCTCTATGAGCATTATGAAAAAGATTATGGTCGCTGGCGTGCTTGGCTGCCTTATTACGGTATCGCTATTTGTGTTTGTGTATATTCGTATGACTATAGCTCGCAGAATCCAACACATCTCCCACACCCTCTTTGAATTCTTTAATTATCTTAATCATAAAACAAATACTCCTCCACAACCTCTAAAGATAATTGCTCAAGATGAGTTAGGACAAATGGGAAGTGCTATCAACCAAAACATAGAACAAACTAATAAAAACCTAGACCAAGATACTAAAGCTATTGAACAATCAGCACAAACAGCTAAAGAAATAGAATCTGGT
Above is a genomic segment from Helicobacter jaachi containing:
- a CDS encoding cache domain-containing protein, with protein sequence MLSKMSIGSKIVLSVCLVLAFCMGLLIVALISTSQHIQEDDARKLVENSAKRTSNAIEGYINEGFVSLNYSQYILSNYIHDKSLNENMAKNILTTLLDSNQWVEYGYIYLKNSALLPDSTSGHKLSNGGVMIVGHDVSSKDTGDVKILNANEVFLNDSGVQHALKSGKPSVGGPVKITIDGEEILSLSLNYPIKDADGSIQGVIGTTLDFDMIAESLFAQRRSTFKNDYRSLVTENGVFLLHPRSEFVGKSFMEIAALRDNPTIKPVVEALAKHESGVHEIENAAGENSIMGLASFEMGRNLTGQYLGVLVVAPTSSVYASMSIMKKIMVAGVLGCLITVSLFVFVYIRMTIARRIQHISHTLFEFFNYLNHKTNTPPQPLKIIAQDELGQMGSAINQNIEQTNKNLDQDTKAIEQSAQTAKEIESG